The following are encoded in a window of Onthophagus taurus isolate NC chromosome 3, IU_Otau_3.0, whole genome shotgun sequence genomic DNA:
- the LOC111428650 gene encoding U4/U6.U5 small nuclear ribonucleoprotein 27 kDa protein, with the protein MGRRSRSKSPRRRDRDRERERDRDRDNNRHRRKRSSRERVDRSRERDSRRRHSNDRDVYRRYSRSRSRSTEKKSSSKGGLPERPVVTAADLEGKSPDEQEMMKMMGFCSFDSTKGKKVEGNDVGDVHVILKRKYRQYMNRKGGFNRPLDFVA; encoded by the coding sequence ATGGGGCGTCGTAGTCGATCCAAATCGCCGAGGAGACGTGATAGGGATAGGGAACGCGAACGCGATAGAGACAGAGACAACAACAGACACCGACGTAAGAGGTCGTCCAGGGAAAGGGTTGACAGGTCCCGAGAAAGGGATAGCAGGCGAAGGCACTCGAACGACAGAGACGTTTATAGAAGGTACTCGAGGTCGAGATCGCGATCGACCGAGAAGAAATCGTCATCGAAGGGAGGACTCCCCGAGAGGCCCGTTGTAACCGCCGCGGATCTGGAAGGGAAAAGCCCCGACGAACAGGAAATGATGAAGATGATGGGTTTTTGCAGTTTCGATAGTACCAAGGGAAAGAAGGTCGAAGGGAATGACGTCGGCGATGTTCACGTTATACTAAAACGAAAGTATAGACAGTACATGAACCGTAAAGGTGGGTTTAATAGACCCCTTGATTTTGTGGCTTAA